A genomic segment from uncultured Desulfuromonas sp. encodes:
- a CDS encoding VIT1/CCC1 transporter family protein, with protein sequence MNEKTHNYLLSLQKNEITEYHIYTKLAKSIRSKENAAILQRVGEEERRHYDIWKNHTKTEVAPDRIKVWLYYLISLVFGFTFGMKLMERGEVGAQTNYQLLSKEFPEAAQIAAEEKEHEMELLALLDEERLHYTGSIVLGLNDALVELTGVLAGLTLALQNTRLIALAGLITGIAASLSMACSEYLSMKNSSGEEKHPIKGAAYTGIAYVTTVFLLILPFLVFEHYFVCLLFSLAAAVAIIAGFNYYISVAEDLTFKDRFREMAVLSLGVAGLSFLIGYVVRVFLGVDI encoded by the coding sequence ATGAATGAAAAAACTCACAACTACCTACTTTCATTGCAAAAAAATGAAATAACCGAGTACCATATCTATACGAAACTGGCAAAATCCATCCGCAGCAAAGAAAATGCGGCGATTCTCCAGCGGGTTGGCGAAGAGGAACGTCGTCATTACGACATCTGGAAAAACCATACGAAAACGGAGGTTGCCCCTGACCGCATCAAGGTTTGGCTGTATTATCTGATCAGCCTGGTCTTCGGATTTACCTTCGGCATGAAATTAATGGAACGCGGTGAAGTCGGAGCTCAAACCAACTACCAACTTCTCAGCAAAGAGTTTCCCGAAGCCGCCCAAATCGCTGCAGAAGAAAAAGAGCACGAGATGGAACTTCTGGCCCTGCTCGATGAGGAACGGCTCCACTACACCGGATCTATTGTTCTTGGTCTGAACGATGCCCTGGTTGAGCTGACCGGTGTTCTGGCCGGTCTGACGCTGGCCTTGCAAAATACCCGCCTGATTGCTCTGGCGGGTCTGATTACGGGCATTGCCGCCTCCTTGTCCATGGCCTGTTCTGAATACCTGTCGATGAAGAACAGCAGCGGTGAAGAAAAGCATCCCATCAAAGGAGCGGCCTATACCGGGATCGCTTATGTCACCACGGTTTTTCTCCTGATTCTGCCGTTCCTGGTTTTTGAACATTATTTTGTCTGCCTGTTGTTCAGTCTGGCAGCTGCCGTGGCCATCATCGCCGGGTTTAATTACTATATTTCTGTCGCCGAGGACCTGACCTTTAAAGACCGTTTTCGTGAGATGGCTGTGCTTAGCCTCGGCGTGGCCGGACTGAGTTTTCTCATCGGTTATGTGGTGCGTGTCTTTCTCGGTGTGGATATCTAA
- a CDS encoding MaoC family dehydratase, with amino-acid sequence MDAAKAMNQLIDFMSPKLDTLIHTGPWLEIDQQRIDAFASVTGDEQWIHTDPQRAQQESPYGATIAHGYLTLSLLPFLTQSNHPDYFSNNYPGMKLRVNYGLNRVRFPAPVKVNSAVRAHTTLSSVRALDGCVEVVYSITVEIRDEAKPACVAEFVARLYP; translated from the coding sequence ATGGACGCTGCCAAGGCCATGAACCAACTGATTGACTTTATGTCCCCGAAATTGGATACACTGATCCATACGGGGCCCTGGCTGGAAATTGATCAGCAACGCATTGACGCGTTTGCTTCAGTGACCGGTGATGAGCAGTGGATTCATACGGATCCGCAACGTGCGCAGCAAGAATCACCCTATGGGGCAACAATTGCACATGGCTATCTGACGCTATCGCTTCTGCCATTCTTAACCCAGAGCAATCATCCCGACTATTTTTCAAACAACTATCCGGGGATGAAATTACGTGTAAATTATGGCTTGAATCGTGTACGGTTTCCGGCTCCAGTCAAAGTAAATTCAGCAGTGCGTGCACACACAACGCTGTCCTCCGTGCGCGCTCTGGACGGCTGCGTCGAAGTCGTCTATTCAATAACCGTTGAAATTCGCGATGAGGCAAAACCCGCGTGTGTCGCTGAATTCGTCGCCCGGCTTTATCCCTAA
- a CDS encoding cupin domain-containing protein: MENIREEVKELQIGMKVRNLRQERRMTLQDLANKTRLSKPLLSQIENNQVIPPLSTLLRIAKAFEISLNCFFEDERDNTQCVVVRAGDQHVRQLRAAQTHDGKSYTYNSRAFGKTRHHMEPFDVEFFAREWNDELLVRHEGEEFLYVLEGQLEFRHGDQTIILNPGDSVYYDSTEPHGYIARSETQPRAIAVLYSKN, from the coding sequence ATGGAAAATATTCGTGAAGAAGTAAAAGAACTGCAAATCGGCATGAAAGTACGCAACCTGCGCCAGGAGCGACGCATGACGCTGCAGGACCTGGCCAACAAAACCCGATTATCCAAACCCCTATTGTCACAGATCGAAAATAATCAGGTCATTCCGCCATTGTCAACGCTGCTGCGGATCGCGAAAGCCTTTGAGATCAGCCTGAACTGCTTTTTTGAAGACGAACGGGACAACACCCAGTGTGTTGTCGTGCGCGCCGGAGATCAGCATGTTCGTCAACTTCGCGCTGCTCAGACCCACGACGGCAAATCCTACACCTATAATTCACGGGCCTTTGGCAAAACCCGTCATCACATGGAACCTTTCGATGTGGAGTTTTTTGCCCGTGAATGGAACGACGAGTTACTGGTCCGCCATGAAGGTGAGGAATTCCTTTATGTTCTCGAAGGACAACTTGAATTCCGTCATGGAGATCAAACCATCATCCTCAACCCCGGCGATTCAGTGTATTACGATTCGACGGAACCGCATGGCTATATTGCCCGCAGTGAAACACAGCCGCGTGCCATCGCTGTGTTATACTCAAAAAATTAA
- the elbB gene encoding isoprenoid biosynthesis glyoxalase ElbB produces the protein MAKVGVVLSGCGVYDGSEIHEAVITLLALDRAGAEIVCMAPNAPQLHVVNHLTGEVADGESRNILVESARIARGNIKDMATVTAEGIDALVLPGGFGAAKNLCDFAINGPECQVNPEVARLVNAMVDAGKPLAAICIAPALIARILALAGKTPQVTIGTDSGTAQAITAMGAQHVDKAVDEFVLDESLNLLTTPAYMLAGSIKEAAAGIEATIAALMARL, from the coding sequence ATGGCAAAGGTTGGTGTGGTATTATCCGGCTGCGGCGTCTACGACGGCAGCGAAATTCACGAAGCGGTCATCACATTACTGGCTCTGGATCGGGCTGGTGCTGAGATCGTTTGTATGGCGCCCAATGCGCCACAACTTCATGTCGTCAATCACCTCACCGGCGAGGTTGCCGACGGTGAGAGCCGCAACATCCTCGTCGAATCCGCCCGCATTGCCCGCGGCAACATCAAAGACATGGCCACTGTCACTGCTGAGGGCATTGACGCATTGGTCCTTCCCGGCGGTTTCGGTGCAGCAAAGAATCTGTGTGACTTTGCCATCAATGGACCCGAATGCCAGGTAAATCCCGAAGTGGCCCGACTGGTTAACGCAATGGTTGATGCCGGCAAGCCACTGGCAGCTATCTGCATTGCCCCGGCCCTGATTGCCCGGATTCTCGCCCTGGCCGGAAAAACACCCCAGGTCACCATCGGCACGGATTCAGGCACAGCACAAGCCATCACAGCAATGGGCGCGCAACATGTGGATAAAGCCGTTGACGAATTTGTTCTGGATGAAAGCCTCAATCTGTTGACCACACCTGCCTATATGCTGGCCGGGTCCATTAAAGAAGCGGCTGCCGGGATTGAGGCAACCATTGCCGCACTGATGGCCAGACTGTAA
- a CDS encoding elongation factor P has translation MILASDLKRGMVPLLDEAPCTVLDVSFQSPTARGGNTLVKTKYRNLLTGQVLNKTFKSGDKIDEADFARRKGQYLYAAGDDSGVFMDLESYEQFEIDGEMFADIKGYLTDGLEVMLGIFNDMVVLVELPMTVELTVVETAPSIKNATATAQTKEAILETGMAIQVPGYLESGERIKVDTRENRFISRC, from the coding sequence ATGATCCTCGCTTCTGATCTCAAACGCGGCATGGTCCCTCTGCTGGACGAAGCCCCTTGTACTGTTCTTGATGTTAGCTTCCAGTCTCCCACGGCCCGTGGCGGCAACACTCTGGTCAAAACCAAATATCGTAATTTGCTCACCGGTCAGGTATTGAATAAAACCTTTAAATCCGGCGACAAAATCGACGAGGCCGACTTCGCTCGCCGTAAAGGCCAGTATCTGTATGCCGCTGGCGATGACAGTGGCGTCTTTATGGATCTGGAGAGCTATGAGCAGTTTGAAATCGATGGCGAAATGTTTGCCGACATTAAAGGCTACCTCACCGATGGCCTCGAAGTGATGCTGGGAATTTTCAATGACATGGTGGTTCTGGTAGAGCTGCCGATGACGGTGGAGCTGACCGTCGTTGAAACAGCTCCTTCAATCAAAAATGCCACGGCAACAGCCCAGACCAAGGAAGCGATCCTTGAAACCGGTATGGCCATACAGGTTCCGGGCTATCTGGAGAGTGGGGAACGGATCAAGGTAGACACCCGGGAAAATCGTTTTATCTCCCGCTGTTAA
- a CDS encoding amino acid permease — MADPIKHKRLKKELRLLDVYAIATGATLSAGFFLLPGLAARQAGPALILAYAIAALPLFPAMFSILELATAMPRAGGVYYFLDRALGPAWGTIGGLGTWLALILKVAFALVGMGAYISLYIPELHIGSVAVTVALALSGLSLFGAGKGGRLQILLVIGLLALLAVFFVGGGIHLQPTHFDGFLASGMDAILSTAGLVYISYVGVTKVASLSEEVKDPERNLPRGVILALTTAVGVYLVGTTIIVGLVPQTELQGSLTPVAAAAEYALGDTGKLLLSIAALLAFISVANAGMMSASRYPLAMSRDHLLPSVFRRLGRFGSPANAIMLTVLVLVAIIVLFDPMKIAKLASAFQLLMFALVCAAVIVMRESRIDSYDPGYKSPLYPWMQIAGIVFPLILIVEMGSLSMLFSAALILVSVAWYFYYGRPRVARTGAIFHVFERLGHLRYQGLDTELRGILKEKGLRDDDPFDEILLRSQVVDLEEECSFEAALTIAAHKLEKVIPLTSEEIAEQIMVGTRIGATPVTRGVALPHFRSTVITQSELVLMRARNGVRMARYNPQTLEEEGSQMVKALFFLVSPDSNPTQHLRILARIAERVDEESFAEQWLGARHRTALKEALLQSDRFLLLSLDAGTPAHELTGRPLLDVVFGEGCLVAFLTRQGKSFVPNGRTLLLEGDRLTVIGDETALNDIRRRYQTDADGDVDEAPED, encoded by the coding sequence ATGGCGGATCCCATCAAGCACAAACGGTTAAAAAAAGAACTGCGTCTGCTCGATGTCTATGCGATTGCGACCGGGGCAACGCTCAGTGCTGGCTTTTTCCTGTTGCCGGGACTCGCCGCCCGACAGGCCGGACCCGCTTTGATTCTTGCCTATGCCATTGCTGCTTTGCCTTTGTTTCCGGCGATGTTCAGTATCCTGGAACTGGCGACTGCCATGCCGCGTGCCGGTGGGGTTTATTATTTTCTCGATCGGGCTTTGGGCCCGGCCTGGGGAACCATTGGTGGTCTGGGAACCTGGCTGGCTCTGATTCTTAAAGTCGCTTTTGCTCTGGTTGGTATGGGGGCTTATATCTCTCTGTATATTCCGGAGTTGCACATCGGGTCCGTTGCGGTGACTGTCGCCTTGGCGTTGAGTGGACTCAGCCTGTTCGGGGCCGGTAAGGGCGGGCGGCTGCAAATTCTTCTTGTCATTGGCTTGTTGGCCCTGTTGGCCGTATTTTTCGTCGGTGGTGGCATTCATTTGCAACCAACCCATTTTGACGGCTTTTTGGCCTCGGGTATGGACGCGATCCTGTCGACGGCCGGTCTTGTCTATATCAGTTATGTCGGCGTGACCAAGGTGGCAAGTCTTTCCGAAGAGGTGAAAGACCCCGAACGCAATCTGCCGCGTGGCGTGATCCTTGCGCTGACAACGGCGGTCGGCGTTTATCTTGTCGGCACGACGATTATTGTCGGCCTGGTTCCGCAGACCGAATTGCAGGGGAGTCTGACCCCTGTGGCGGCAGCCGCTGAATATGCCTTAGGTGACACGGGCAAGTTACTGCTGTCGATAGCCGCATTGCTGGCTTTTATTTCTGTGGCCAATGCCGGAATGATGAGTGCCTCGCGCTACCCGTTGGCCATGAGTCGAGATCATCTGTTGCCTTCGGTGTTTCGCCGCTTAGGCCGTTTTGGCTCTCCAGCCAATGCCATTATGCTTACCGTGTTGGTTTTGGTGGCGATCATCGTCTTATTCGACCCGATGAAGATCGCCAAACTGGCCAGTGCTTTTCAGTTGCTGATGTTTGCGCTGGTCTGTGCTGCCGTCATCGTTATGCGTGAGAGCCGCATTGATTCCTACGATCCCGGTTATAAATCACCCCTTTACCCGTGGATGCAGATTGCCGGGATTGTTTTTCCCCTGATCCTCATTGTTGAGATGGGCAGCCTGTCGATGTTGTTCTCCGCTGCTTTAATCCTTGTTTCCGTTGCTTGGTATTTCTATTATGGCCGTCCTCGCGTCGCGCGCACCGGTGCGATTTTTCATGTCTTCGAACGCCTGGGGCATCTCCGTTACCAGGGGCTTGATACCGAACTGCGCGGCATCCTCAAGGAAAAGGGCTTACGCGATGATGATCCGTTTGACGAGATTCTGCTGCGCAGTCAGGTCGTGGACTTGGAAGAGGAGTGTTCATTTGAGGCTGCTCTGACGATTGCGGCGCATAAGCTGGAGAAGGTCATCCCATTGACCAGTGAAGAAATTGCGGAGCAGATCATGGTCGGCACCCGCATAGGCGCTACTCCGGTGACGCGCGGGGTCGCTTTGCCCCATTTTCGCTCAACCGTGATTACACAGTCAGAGCTGGTCTTGATGCGGGCACGAAACGGCGTGCGCATGGCGCGCTACAATCCGCAGACCCTTGAGGAAGAGGGCTCCCAGATGGTCAAGGCGTTGTTTTTTCTGGTCAGCCCGGACAGCAACCCTACCCAGCATCTGCGCATTCTGGCACGAATCGCCGAGCGGGTGGATGAAGAGAGTTTTGCCGAGCAGTGGCTGGGGGCGAGGCATCGAACTGCCCTGAAGGAGGCCCTGCTGCAGAGTGATCGTTTTCTGTTACTGTCGCTGGATGCAGGCACACCGGCTCATGAGCTGACCGGTCGTCCGCTACTCGATGTGGTGTTTGGTGAGGGGTGTCTGGTCGCGTTTTTGACCCGGCAGGGCAAGTCTTTTGTGCCGAATGGCCGCACTCTGCTCTTGGAAGGTGATCGGTTGACCGTGATCGGTGATGAAACCGCTCTCAATGATATCCGACGACGCTACCAGACTGATGCTGACGGGGATGTGGACGAAGCTCCAGAGGACTGA